The DNA window gaaatatcaattttttccaaaatatgaactcaaggtctaaacaatagatagcatctttcataatcaataaaggctcgaaagtTGTTTTCTCAATCATCACCACTCACTTACAAAAtctgtgtgagtttaaaattttaggcactcttatcaggtatatcttggaccatatactttaataactgatcttatcacaatagttaatcactcaaaaagatttcataaatcatatttttatagtgatcagaatattaaaattgactttttttcaaataaaaatttaaacatccttggatagattaatatattttataatttaaacctttcgacatgtaatgtatgatatttttgaaaattactaAGACACGAATAATAaacatggttttattttaaaataatatatatgtatattttttaaaaaacttttttaaaaaaaaattaattttttttaaaagtttgttctccccccaatcagaatatgacattgtccctaatatcaaaataactattaataaagaatacataatgaaagagatatcacctggaattttattgaagataacaaactgaaacaaacacaaaccaatccacgacttttgaatcaatgatttaacttttttttcttactgcttgattgcgaccaactgatctttgttatcatcggatcaggattatgaacaaaagcttccaaatcatcaattaattggtcggcagtcgaagcagagatgagcatccgtcgtgaattttctgaaatgaaattctgttccacggctttatcaagaaatgtcaacaaactgtcatgataattattgatattcaacaagcccacggatttattatgaatattaagttgtgctcaagaaacagtgtgaaaattttcttctaatataccaaaaccacctggtagtacgataaaagcatcaggattttcaatcattttggtgattctttcatacatagaagaaacttttaattcctcctcAATCGTAACACCTAAAACATTTCCTTCAAGATGAGCAGATGCTGAAACAGATCctattaacccaatattacttccccatataccaagtgaatttttctctcaaccaatatcttttcaagattattcgctgcttctacaaacacttcattttttccagggctcgacccacaaaatacacaaatatttttcaatgtttgtgcagaggatccagccatgtttttacttttttttttttgtctgcgaaaatagagagaatgATAAGAGATTTTAtcggggtaatatgttatcatgacaaaactattgGTCACAGCTAtaagcagaataaacagtaaaaacaataatgacacacatgcatatagacagtagtgtgattgtggctcacaattttcctctggttttacgtccagaaacggcttcaacaccttctatgagtcgatgaTATGCTTcacatccaattttcttataaattggcaaacaaggTCTGTTTTAGTCGGATTCTCAAGACTATTAcgatgacgctcatcttggagttatttccataaacggagaagttcaatatgcatgtgtccactagaatgcgtctcaagaacgcaagagtcaataagatgttttctaaagactccttactcggctcattcttaatgaaaccaattttatcttctctgttattggaaacgcatcccaaagatctgcatcgtttgtcacgagtccatcttgcacacttatgacaaacccctaaactttttgcccttcgttttttcgcataagtactttttcctaatccaggcacaTACCAAATGAGTAATGaatgtggaacttctcctcctaatcggaccttagcttctattacaagacgaatatcttatggaattcttttttgcattagcaaaCTCAATCTTTCAtacctacctgcataaatttttctgatcatttttagaaatagagggaaaatatttacaaatttttgagagagtttcatccattttgaaaagaaaacaaattattattttttttagatttttgtatcagcaattatgggaaactgatttaaccgactatgagagccACAAAGTACCGTTATCCGTCATTTAACcgagaaaataaaaagattaaggaacttgaaataaaaacaaacaaattagTTGCAACacaaaaaatcaaggatcaaaaagggaaataaactcttctttaaagattttattttctaaaaacgGTTTAAGCCTTTATCCATTTACTTTAAGAACATcatcatttttaggattttcaatgtccacatctccataaggatacacatgttttacaacatatgggcatgtCCATCTCGATCGTAATTTTCCaaggaatatgtgaagtcgagaattataaagcaaaacttttttaccaatctcaaatgattttctaagaattgttctatcataaaatgatttgatttttgctttataaatccttgaattctcatacgcgtcatttctaagttcattaagttgcaatttgcgcaagTTGTTGGCATCATTCAtgtttgaattaaaagttttgattgtccaataagctttatgttccaattccacaggcaaatgacaatgtttttcataaaccaatctatagggagacatatttaATGATGTATTAAAAGATGTTCGATAtgccaaagtgcatcattaagtcgcaaaGACCAATCTTTTATATTtgggttaacagttttttccaaaatttgttttatctcccagttagctaattcaacttgtccatttgtttgagaatgataaggagtagttactttgtgagtaataccatattttttcattaatgaagcaaatggttaattaacaaagtgagttccctcATCatttatcatggctcgaggaattccaaatctattaaaaatattttctttaaaaaatttgatgacgattttatgatcatttgtacgacatggaattgcctctatccatttggaaacataatcaactgcaactaaaatatacaagtatccaaacgacggtgaaaaaggtcccataaaataaATTCCCCAacaatcaaagatttcaatttcaattataggattcaaaggcatcatgtttctttttgaaatcgcacccaatttttgacaattttcacagatcttgttgatttcgtgggtgtctttaaataaAGTGGGTagataaaatccacactgcaagatttttgcagccattttctttgaagaaaaattgtCATCCGCATACTTCTgaataacaaaatttaatgacactacttacctcattgtcggatatgcaacgtcgaaaaatttgatctggacaatacttgaacagatacgaatcacaataaaagttttttacctcattcaaaaattttcttttatcttgagaactccattgcggtggcattttcctgtcacaagaaaatttactatgttaacAAACCAAGGtatagtagtaactgaaaatagatttcatcaggaaaattatcatcAATTGGTGACATTTCACAatatgatcctgttactagtctcgataaatgaacAATGCCTCGTCTCAAGACACGGTTGTTCCTGTCTTATCTCAACATGAGATTGTTCGGGTCCCATCTGAGGATGCGACGATGCTGAGTTAGCTCTTCTGCTCCCTCTcttgcctaccatctctacgtctcaactcaaagttctcacagacggcgccaagtgatactcacgggaattttagggtccgattccagcaagtgtcactagtccagacgcaagCTTCGAATTcgccctgagcctgaaatcacgaagaagaccgtTATAAGGGGGCCGGGAGGGTGTCTCGTCGTAGCCCCTCcgatgctcaagtcagagactgaggatataaggGGGAGCAACTAatggtgctgctgaaaaataatgTAGTGAATCCAATGAACTGAatactcaaacctggtatttatagaaaggTATCTGTGCCCTTGACGGGCCTTCCACCTTGGATGGGGCGGGCCTTCCACCTAAGATGGGGATGGGCCAAGGGGCCCATATTTAGTCTGAGCCTAACTCTAATGGGTCCATCTCTGATGTACTATTGATTGCTTTTCTGTTTTCATTATTGTCGATTCTTCGTTTGATTCCTAATTTGGCCAAatagtttttatttattaaatctaCTGATGAATTCCATATCAAATCCGTAATTATTTGTCTCCCTAATTTATGAAGTAAATACGATTAATAATGTTCTACTTTTGAATTTGTGAAGTCTTGAGAAAAACGATTGACTATATTAAATACAACCGCTTGTATTTATGTTTAACTTCATCATTCTTGCTAGTTTTTAATTTTATCATTAGATTAAATATTTATCTCATGTATGAGACTGTTTAATTGATAATGGTTGAATTAACGTGTTTGTTTCCTATTTAGCTAATGATAATAAGGCAAGATACGAATTAAATTTCCAatagttaatatttaaatataaattgttaTTATTTCATCGATGACCAAGTTAATAAACTCCAATGGTGCaaagaatttaattttatttggtTTTCAATTTGGATTTcatttgaagaaaaatcaatttattttttttattttattttatttttttttgtagtttTTAGCATAAATAAATTCACACATCTTCGTGAGGATGATCTATACTCATgctattatatattatttaattttattgagTGATGTTAATTTGAGCATGATATGGCTAATCGTTATCATAAATCGTTGTATCTtgaagaaaattattatattgacATGTCTTCTCTTTTATTTAAGAACTTGTTACAAGAGCTTCAGCGACAACTTTCTGTCCATTTCGTTTCGCGTACTGTACTAGtaccaaaaaaaattatgtgGGTATCCATATTTTTACAAAgttgtgtgtattgaatatttgctTATTTTATCCATATCTATAACACTTTTTTTTAGATAAAATAAGCAAATACTCAATAGACataactttataaaaatcacttCGTTCTAATAAAAGAAGGATCTTGAAATTAATCGGTGGATCCTAAAATTCGAATTTATATAAACTTAACGCCCATAACCGAAAGAAAATAGAGAATTTGGACGACTGAGCACAAGTAATGACACAAATACATTATACAACAGTTGTTACTTGGAGTGTTCTCTCTTCTAATGTTTTCTTAATAGTAGGTAGGGACGGGTAAagcatgaaaaaaaaaaggcaATTTGGAGCATAATGATTTGATTATTGGGAGACCAAAACGTATCAACAACATCCTTCAGAAAATTTAAAAGATAATATAATCCTATTCTATCAGGGAGACTCCCAATTTCTATGATGTAAGGACTTTCATTGTTTGAAAagatttaagaactaaaaatgtTTTAGCTGTTAAAAGTATATGAACCAAGACCGAAATTCCAATCAGATCAATCTCCCAAAATTAGTGTGGCTCTCATGATTCTACACCCACGTTTAATTTAAGCTGTTTCCTAAGGCAAACGACAAGCCTCGAGCAATATCATTATTTCATTACACCATACATATTAATTACATGGCCTCCCTCGAACTCCTTTCACGTCTCTCTTCTCTGCTGTAAAATTATCTTCCCTTGGAGAAATAGGACCGAGTTTAATATTCAGAGGGTTATATAATCCCACATGAATATtgtattaaaaaataatcattaagGCGTCAAGAACATCCGTTTCATGATTTGCTCATCTTTTTCTTGTAGTTCGAAACACTGCACTGAGGGCATATGTATTCCAGTCCATCTGTCTTGGCGTAGTCctgaaaattcaagaaattgagAGGGCAAGATACAAAATAATTGACGATTACGAGCTTGTTGGGTTGAGAATTGTTACTTTAAAGGCACCCAAACCAGGTCTCCGGTCGCAGCCAAAATGAGCCCACTCCCCACACAAACCACAGTTAACCCAGTCCCCAGGCGCGCTACTAAACAATTTTCAGGAAAATCGAGTATTAGTGACCGTTTACTGCACTGAATACGAATCTTTTTCTCAAAACTATAAAAACTTTTGGCCAAACCTGTGACATAATAAACAGCACTCTCCATCCACATCATCGTGAGCCAATTCATACTCCAAAAGATACGTTTCATAATGCCTTTTAAGCGTGTTACCAACACCCTATTACACAAAAAGGATAACAGTAATAAATcgataccaaaatattgcattttCACGTTTCTGGCGAAGGCTACAGAGATATTCCACATGGGGCTGTCCTAAAAGCTCTTTATATGTTGTGATTTACAAACAGTATAGGTTAAATATCTAAGTGTACAATTATGTTGAGATTAAGGGCATACAGTCATTCTATTGGTCACTGTGTGATTGCGCATTTTTGAGAAAACCTGTCCTTTCCAATTGATGCCATTGCCAACATGAAAACCACCTCTTGTCACCACCTGATTACACTCCAACTTGTAAGCCCTAAAATATGCTAACAAATGTTGTTCGGCGTTCTTATCTGGTAGAGTAAGTGGCGAAGTTACCTCTCTGTACAGGTTAAAAAGATCAAGACGTTTCGCGTTCAGTATTGCATCGGGGAATTCAGCAAGCCCACCTTGAGGGATGAGACGGTTATGTCCTCTAAGGATTAGAAATTGCATCACATCTTTCAGAAACTCCTCCTTTTTACAAGCAGGATAAATAAAGGGAAAAAATGCGCAGAGGCATAGATCAGATTACTATTTATTTGGATTCACATATTTAAAAAACTCCACAAAATATATTCGATATGCTGGTCAAAGAACAATTTACCTCAGAGCACACATGAAGTGGACTTCTCCCACAACCATGCTTCTTTAGAGGAAGAGGATTCAAAGAAATTATCTGCTTAGCCTGATTTGCGCCTGAAGTTGACTTCCGAAGAGTAGTCGGAGTGGCTCCAGCACTTGCATGCTTCGTCGAAGAGGCAATGGGCAAGTTAGGCTTCACCTGACTTCCCTCGTGCAAATCTGCACCAGAAACTCCAGAAAAGGGAAGCATTTTCTGGTGACGAACGTGAGGAATGGGCCTCAGCATGGCGCTGTTGATTCTTTGTCTTGGATTTATAAGTAGTGTGTTGACTCCATTGTAGAATCGACTTCCCTTATCATTGTCTATGTTCTTCGCCACAGCTTGGTCTTCAGTAGCCATACCATTTAATGAGCCAGAGCATATTTCCTGCCAAATTGAGGCTCTCTTTCTACTAGGTGCAGGTGGTCTTAACCAGGATGGAGGACTGATCATGATTCGATTGTTCAACTCGATATCATTTCCCTGCCTTGAACAGAAGAAAAGAAGTCGTTCTGCATCTTCTTTCTCGAATGAAGCTACAGCTAATCCCTGGATACCGGCAATACCAAGAGCAACTAAACTACGGTACGAAATATCAGGTGTTAGTTGCCTCAAAACCTGAAATTGAGACAAAAAGCCATATCAAATGAAAGACGGAAGTGAGAGTCCCTAATACATATCaaaacaactgataaaattaaagataaaattgACCACTCAGCCTTTGGAGAAGAGAAACTCCTTGAGAACTACAGATAAAACAACTTAATATCACAAGCAATTTGAGAAATCGGTACAATTCATTCACTAAAGCAGTATTATCCAagagaaattaaaaaatatgatgAATATATAAGAGCTAAAAACTATTGTCTCCAGAGACCTAGCTTAACAAATGAGGACCATGAAGAAAGTAAATCAGGACCTGTGAAGCCCAAGTTGGAACCTTCATGCAAACTTCAAATACTGCTGCCCCACAAGCTACTGAGACTGATCTACGAGGCTCAGATACAAGTGCTTTACTTTCATTGTTTGGCAATTCATGAACCAGCTGACTATTTTCAATAATTTCATTCTTTATATGACTTTCTAATAGCTGAAAAATTGATCAAGCATAACCAAAGTTAGCCCAAAAAACACAACTTGAAAAAAATCAAAGATTCAACTACTGAAATAAATAAAGTAGGAAATATTTCATCCTCGCTCCTATTATATATTATCTGAatctaaatatataataattattttcgtTAGTACATCAAGATTATAATTTGACTATTTTTTTCCAAATGATCTTATCTTTCGTCGCTCACGCATCAAAAATTATTAGCACATCAAATATACACTTCCATTCTAAATCCTTTACTTTCCACAAATTATAACTTCAACAATCAACATCAATAATTTACAAATGCTTTGCAATACCTGGTCATCAAAACATGTCTGGGCACTTCCCGACACCAAAAGAGAGATGTGAGCAGAGCTACAAGTTGACAAATCACATCGCATTGTTACAACTTCACGAGACAACGAGGCAGCTTGAAGTGGTGGAGGAAAGGCACTGAAAAACAATACCAATTATTTTTTCAGAAACTGTTACAAAGTATTACCGTGATAGGAGCCAAATTCTTCATAAGGAAAACTAATAGGATGCTCCAGCAGAGCAGATTGGTGTAAAAATATAAAGACCTTCGTAAAAAGAGTAGGAGAGTTGAGTGAGTTCTATGTGAAAAAGATGAGGACTGAGGATTTCATAAAAAGCAAAGGAGTGTTGAGTTAATCCCATATGAAAGATTGGTACATTATACCTAAATCAAGTATGACTATAGCATCAAGTTAATAGGGGTTTCACTGCATCTGAAGGAGAACGTTCTATAAGATGATCCAGGTACTTGATCCATGCTTACAATTCAAGTGAATGCAGCGATAATACATCTATCTGACTGACAAATAATGACTGATAAAAGAGGAAAGACATGCCACATGAATCTAAAACATTGAGTTTCTTGTACATGAACACCAAACCAGTTCCATGTCCACACATACCTGACTCGGTTATGAAGTTTGCTCCCCCGCATCTGTCTCAGTCCAACAGAAAAGGAATTAAAACTTGAATTGGATCAATCAAACCAAACAAATTTGAGCAGCAAGGACATATagacaaaaatatcatttttgttttGTTCCATCAACCAAGCAACAAGCAAGAGGAATAAGATGGGAAGGAAAATGCCATTTGGCGCTTACTTCAATACTCAGAAGAGAATTCAATCCATCCTCCAAAGGGCCCAAAATGCGAGCATCCTA is part of the Primulina tabacum isolate GXHZ01 chromosome 18, ASM2559414v2, whole genome shotgun sequence genome and encodes:
- the LOC142533729 gene encoding AT-rich interactive domain-containing protein 4, which translates into the protein MLHTQGALKNTCYLLVVSCGETTENKLKQDGSHEIQRFPFQEIVSSGLLEVQKLTNPTIDEFRKVLDSWQPNFVHIRGEILPNDEVGSVVWRGLRLSAAEALSELFSSTMSTSVYLELQNGRELAESLHSKGIPCVIYWNGTFSLFEASHFNNALFSVVKSSLCHIFDAFQLAHASFRLHCRRNCLVTSDGSQAIDCELGPNLLGEAPKIDIQLPEMDLGEDEEGSSSSLPAIKVYDDDMYTRFLVCGVASSLDARILGPLEDGLNSLLSIEMRGSKLHNRVSAFPPPLQAASLSREVVTMRCDLSTCSSAHISLLVSGSAQTCFDDQLLESHIKNEIIENSQLVHELPNNESKALVSEPRRSVSVACGAAVFEVCMKVPTWASQVLRQLTPDISYRSLVALGIAGIQGLAVASFEKEDAERLLFFCSRQGNDIELNNRIMISPPSWLRPPAPSRKRASIWQEICSGSLNGMATEDQAVAKNIDNDKGSRFYNGVNTLLINPRQRINSAMLRPIPHVRHQKMLPFSGVSGADLHEGSQVKPNLPIASSTKHASAGATPTTLRKSTSGANQAKQIISLNPLPLKKHGCGRSPLHVCSEEEFLKDVMQFLILRGHNRLIPQGGLAEFPDAILNAKRLDLFNLYREVVTRGGFHVGNGINWKGQVFSKMRNHTVTNRMTGVGNTLKRHYETYLLEYELAHDDVDGECCLLCHSSAPGDWVNCGLCGEWAHFGCDRRPGLGAFKDYAKTDGLEYICPQCSVSNYKKKMSKS